Genomic window (Festucalex cinctus isolate MCC-2025b chromosome 7, RoL_Fcin_1.0, whole genome shotgun sequence):
aaatgattcattttagggacttaataaaataatattttgcaaGGAATTCAGAagttaataaataaacagcATTTCTTAAAAAGGAGCGATGCATCAGAAATGTTGAATATTACAGCTGCGGGTTTATGCGAATGAACTTCTGGTGTTGGcgtctttcatttatttttttttaaattagcattttggcatttttaacatctttaaaaaaaaatagagattaTTTTGCTCTGCTCGAATGAATTAATTTCTTTCTTTGTATCTGCTTACACAGATTTATGGCTGCAACAAAGAACGAGACctttatttacttgtacatgTATGATGATGATAACTATGATTTCAATTCCACCCATTGTGAGGACGAGAGCCCACAGTTTTCGAAAGGATTCATGGCCATGCGGGTTGTCCTCTGTATCCTGTTTTTTCTTGGTTTGCTCGGTATGTTCTGAAAGTGCAATATACTGTCATACACATTTGCTGTAAACACGTTCAAATTCTCTatagacaacaaaacaaaacagaggaaCCTAcagaaaaatgtgttgtttcacAGGCAACTCCACTGTACTCTGGATTCTCCACCGCTACATCAAGATGAAGACATTGACTGATATTTGTCTCCTCAACCTGGCGCTCTCAGACCTTACGCTGGCTCTTTCTCTCTTCCTGTGGGCCTACAATTCTCAGAACCTGGCAGTATGCAAAGTTACGACGGGAGTCTATCAGGTGGGACAGGATTGCGGTAcagaaatacacaaaataaaacatacttATTTAGAATACAGTAAAGCCACTGGAATTTGATTATTTGTAAGACTTCAAAAACACGTCAggcaataaatctatcaaatctTCTGAATTGTTTGGATTCCTTTTCCTGAATTGCTACTCTGTCTAACCAGGCTATCCGTTAGCCTGTCAATGGTGTttggcattgtttgttagcattaagctaaacacGAAACAGATCTAATGAAGACAAAACTATGtggttgtttaaaatacacaatgtgtaattcCCCATTgagcacttgtatctcaaattttTGCTCGCAATTCAAAGCAAAACACGTCCCACGACTGCTCATATCTCGAAAAACATTCATAGCATAGCTGAGCTTATTATGCGTTCACACACGGATGGGAAGACACAGAGAAACAACACTACAAACAATTAAGtagtcaattttccataattatGTCCCTTTTAAATCATCTAAGAGACATTTATTCAAATACTCAACAACACTGAATGTCTGAGCTCAGTTTCAGATTTCGAATATTACCTCTGTAGAGTACAATTGGGTCAAACCAACATGATAACCAGAGAGACTGATTTCTATGGGTGAAAACAACTGTGAAACCAAGAGACAATAGAAAATCAATACACAAACATTGCCACAGCAAATAATTCCATTTGGAATGTCCCGAAAAATAAAGACACGAAGGAGATTCCTCATTATGTgctaaaacaacaacagaattGCATCCACTTCAAATGTATTTCAGGCCAACCTCCGCTCTCCTTTCCAGTTGGGATTTTACAGCGGTACGTTGTTTGTGACCTTGATGAGCGTGGACCGCTACCTGGCCATCGTTCACGCTGTGGCGACCATGCAAACCCGGACGCTTGGCTGTGGACTTGTTGCCAGCATCGCTATCTGGCTTGTGTCCGTCGTAATGGCAACCCCACAGGTGATATTTGCCACTATTGATATGAGTCACAACAACTCCTTGAGTTGTCAGCCGGCTTATCCAGAAGAAAGGCAGCAGATTTGGAAAATGCTGCGAAACTTCACCGAGAACACAGTGAGTCTTTTCCTGTGTCTACCTATCCAATTCTTTTGCTATCTGAAGATCCTGCTTGTGTTGTCCAAGGCGAGGAACTCCAACAAGGGTCGAGCAGTCAAACTGATTTTCACCAttgtctgtgtgtttgtcgtgtgCTGGGTCCCCTACAACGTTGTAGTTTTCCTTCAGACACTGCAACTCTTTGAGGTGTTCAACACCTGCAAGGCCTCAAATGCAATCAGATTAGCTATGACCTGGTCTGAGCTCATTGCATTGTCACACTGCTGTGTAAATCCAATCATTTATGCCTTAGTTGGGGAGAAATTTCGGAAGCCTTTGGGGAATTTGTTGTGCAGATACAGTTACAAGAGAAGAGGTTCTGTCAGTCAGAGAGACAACTCGGAGAAAGAAACTTCCAACACAGCTCTAAGATCCTAttacagtggtgtcaaacataaggcccgcgggccggatcaggcccgcaaaggggtttaatccggcccacgagaggattttataaagttaaaaaaataaaataaaaaataaaataaaacggtaCTATCAGACTAATTAATGAGccggccggccacaatcaaaatatataaaatttctaatttcacaagcagtcctcagatgagcaatgcaacttgtacaggagaatcgtcctggatgtcattattttacacacaacttagttacgttatttatttatttatttatttatttatttattttaatcatagaccgacaaacgttttaaatacgacacaaattcaattactggtaacacaaatagatatataaggattagcatccttataacgtcattaactgcaccaggcaatgcattctgggaacaatatatgcaaaacaggtcgatttaacacatccagaactcagtgttgccgcgttccatttgcatttctattattttttggaacaatatgattacagctgagctctgtaatttagggcaggcacacaaatagcaaaaatctgcgtataattgacggcaatcgtttttaagttatataccgttattttaccgatgcggcccaattggtaatatattttcctccatgcggcccctgagctaacatgagtttgacacccctgtcctATTAGGATACGAGAAACTAGGAAGAGGTAAAATAGTGTGGAAGTGATTGTCTTGACTGGAAGCAGTCGTCTGAGCCTACTGAATGTCTACAGTGGCCTATTCTATGCCTTTATTATTTGTTGTACAGTATTTAAACCAGGCTCGCTGTTTTCCCTCCTTTTAGTCAtcaaccaattaaaaaataaataaataaatatatatatatatatatatatatatataaaatcagtGTATAATTAGTGTTTCCCCACACAATTTAGGCCTGGGAATcgttgactgtctcacgattcgattcgattacgattttttggtctacgattcgatatcgattttcaattcaaaattatttgattgacaaatgatttctgcttcaatttacagatatacaaaaaaaaattccacaaaaacagaatgtgggctacaactgccttttcctctt
Coding sequences:
- the LOC144022910 gene encoding C-C chemokine receptor type 4 isoform X2 produces the protein MAATKNETFIYLYMYDDDNYDFNSTHCEDESPQFSKGFMAMRVVLCILFFLGLLGNSTVLWILHRYIKMKTLTDICLLNLALSDLTLALSLFLWAYNSQNLAVCKVTTGVYQLGFYSGTLFVTLMSVDRYLAIVHAVATMQTRTLGCGLVASIAIWLVSVVMATPQVIFATIDMSHNNSLSCQPAYPEERQQIWKMLRNFTENTNNIASNYSQ
- the LOC144022910 gene encoding C-C chemokine receptor type 8 isoform X1; translated protein: MAATKNETFIYLYMYDDDNYDFNSTHCEDESPQFSKGFMAMRVVLCILFFLGLLGNSTVLWILHRYIKMKTLTDICLLNLALSDLTLALSLFLWAYNSQNLAVCKVTTGVYQLGFYSGTLFVTLMSVDRYLAIVHAVATMQTRTLGCGLVASIAIWLVSVVMATPQVIFATIDMSHNNSLSCQPAYPEERQQIWKMLRNFTENTVSLFLCLPIQFFCYLKILLVLSKARNSNKGRAVKLIFTIVCVFVVCWVPYNVVVFLQTLQLFEVFNTCKASNAIRLAMTWSELIALSHCCVNPIIYALVGEKFRKPLGNLLCRYSYKRRGSVSQRDNSEKETSNTALRSYYSGVKHKARGPDQARKGV